The genomic stretch CATTTTGGGGATAATTCTTGAGATACCAAAGCAAACCAAAATTAACTAATCCCGTTAATAGCACTGTACCAAATATGGAAATAGTTAAGCGCCGAACTGTCGTTCTTGCCATAATTTCTTTTGGCAGTTGCTTGATTTTTTTCATCATTTTGCCCTCAAAATTGAAAATAAATAAATTCTACTGATTCTCGATATCCGTACAGCAAAATACTGACTAAAAATAAACTATAAATTGGCACCCGCAACCAAAGATTTAGCTTAATAAGGGCTAATAAATCTCCGGTGAAATACTGGTGAATTTGGACGATTAATAAAGGTACGGTCAACCAGAGAAAATTAGTTAAAAAATCTGCTGTATTTTCCGACCAACTCAAACCGATATGAGTAAGAATATAACCCATTTGTTCTAGAGAAGTGCAGCGAAAGATTACCCAACCAATGTTAGCTAAAATAAACATTAACAGCATTTTTGCTAAAATACTCGGATAAGAATATTTTCCACCCCAAGGATCTAAATGTTCTCGCTCGCGAGAAACCATTCTATATATAATTAAAATTAAGCCATGATAGGCACCCCAAATTACAAAATTCCACGCGGCACCATGCCACAATCCTCCTAATAACATTGTAATCCCTAGATTGCGATAAGTATTAAAAGTTCCCTGACGATTTCCTCCCAAGGGTATATAAAGATAATCTCGCAACCAAGTAGATAGAGAAATGTGCCATCGCGCCCAAAAATCGCTAGGATTAATGGCAAAAAATGGTAGCTTGAAATTCACCATTAATTCAAATCCCATCAGCTTAGAAATACCTCTTGCAATGTCTGAATATCCCGAAAAATCACCGTAAATTTGGACTGTAAAGGCAAGAATACCGATAATTACATCAATTCCTTGATAGTCGGTATAATTGTTAAAAACTGCGTTAGCAATTAAGCCGATATTATCGGCAATAACTACCTTTTTGAAATACCCCCAGAGAATTAAGAAAAGCCCGGCATTAATTTGTGCTAATTTTACCTTGCGCGGATGCGTAATTTGTGGTAAAAAATTTTCTGCTCGTTCGATGGGACCTGCGACTAATTGGGGAAAGAATGCTACATAAACGGCAAAGTCGAGTAAATTTTTAGCAGGAATTAATTTACCGCGATAGACATCAATTGTATAGCTTAAAGTTTGAAAGGTATAGAAGGAAATTCCTACAGGTAAAATAATATTTAAAGTAATTGGATTGGCGGCAATTCCTAACCAATTGAATAACTGAATGAAACTCTCGACAAAAAAGTTAAAATATTTAAAAAAGCCGAGAATAGATAAATTTGTAAGTAGAGAGACGGTTAGCAAAAGTTTCCGGCGCTGAAGATTGGATGTTTGTGACATCCATTGACTAACAAAAAAGTCAACGACGGTGGAAATTATTAATAAAATGAGAAAGCGCCAATTCCAGGAGCCATAAAAAATATAGCTAGCGACGAGCAGAAAAATATTTTGCGCTCGATAATGCTTTAATAAAAGTAGATAAAGCGAGTAAACTAGGAGAAAAAAAACAACAAAAGTTAGTGAATTAAACAGCATCTTGGGATTGGTGATTAGGAATTGGCAAGTAAATTATTAATTCAAAAGTTAAAGTTGAGTTAGATCGTCTACCTTAGTTTCTATATTTCTTTCCGTCGGGCATAATAGCATCGGTAAGATTGGCTCCTTCTAAATTGGTTTGATAAAGATTACTTGCTAATAAATTCGCTTCGACTAAAGTTGCCTCACTTAAATTTAGCAAACTCAAGCAAATTCCCACTCCATTTATTTTGGTAAGATTAGCCTTACTAAAGTTAGCTTTACTTAAGCCTGATTTTTGTAGGTTTGCCTGAGTTAAATTTGCACCTGTGAGATTAGCATTGCCTAAGTATACTCCAGACAAGTTGGCATTAGTTAAGTTGGCTTCTGTAAGATCGGCTTGGCTGAGGTTAGCGCCGGATAAGTTGGCTTCACTTAAGTTAGCTTTGACTAATTTTGCTCGCTGTAAACTTGCGTGGCTGAGGTTAGCTTTTGAGAAATTGGCTTCATTTAAGTTGGCTTCCCATAATCCGCTTAAGGAAAGGTTTGCTTGTGATAAATTAGCTTTGCTTAAGTTGATTTTATGTAAGTCGGCACCGGATAAATCTGCTGCGGGTAAGGATGCACCGGGAGCAAGAAAATAAATATTGGCTTGCTCTAAATCGAAGTCGAAGGGGAAAATAGTTTCTGGAGAGGCGATCGCGTGAGTTAAACTGGCTCTAGTTAAATTAGCTTCTTCGAGGTTGGTGGCAATTAGGTTACTATGACTTAAGTTGGCGTTACTGAGGTTGACTTCGCGCAAAATCGCCTTGCTGAGATTTGCTTTGCTTAAATTAGCTTGGCTGAGGTTGGCTTTGCGGAGGTTGATTCGAGGATGGGAAAGGTTAACTTTGCTGAAATTGGCTTGACTTAAGTTTGCTCTTTCTAAATTTACTCCACCTGCTAGGTTAACACCACGAAAATCGGCTTTTTCTAAGTTGGCTTCGCGAAAATTAATTCGGTAAAATCTTGCTCCTAAAAGTTGTATTTCGCTGAGGTTGGCTTCGCTGAAGTCAATTTGCCAAAGATCGGCTTTTTCGAGGTTGGCTTTGGCTAAGTTGGCTTTGCTAAAGTTTAAGTAGGCGAGGCTTTTTCCTGTTAAGTCGATTTGAGCAAGATTGATGCTGCTAAAGTTTCCTTCTCCGCGACGATATCGCTGCACGAAGTTTTGATAAGAGGTGTTTTTCTGAGGAGGAGAAACTGAGTTAGAATTTTGTTCTTGGCTGTTGGGGCTGCTAGGTGTTGCTGAGGATAAATTGTTAATTGTTACTCTTAACCTGCTTATTTCTAAACTCAGTGACTCTAGCAACTCTAACTCCGAGCGGTGGTGAAACTCTTGGCTGAGATTCTCTAGCTGGCGTTTCACTAATACTGAATACTTGGATATTTTCGCCAATTTTTGCTCTAGTTGCTCGATTCTGGCGATCGCCGCCTCCAGGGTTTCGATCGCTTCAGCAGAATTTTCTTGTCTTGATGCCATCCTAGTCTTATATAATGATTCTCATTCTTGTTTGAGGTTCGCGGATATGCTGATAGCTTACCAAGATTATTTAGGTCGCGATCGCTATCCTCCTCAAGTTATTGCCAAATAAATTCAATAAGCGTAAGATTCTTTTGAGAAATTTGTGTGTGAGGATATGGTAAAATTAACTAATCGGCGGGGAAAAACGGTTGTCGAGAGTTGGCAACCCACGTCTTTAATCTTAGCGGCAACATTGTTGGTTTCGCCTGCGGCGATCGCCGAAACCCTCCCCCAAATCGAAACAGAAATAAGTCCCGAAAGCCTGACAATTACTGAAATAGAAGCCATAAGCGAATTAACATCGCTAGTCACACAACAGCCCACAGACAGTAGCGAAG from Oscillatoria salina IIICB1 encodes the following:
- a CDS encoding MBOAT family O-acyltransferase — its product is MLFNSLTFVVFFLLVYSLYLLLLKHYRAQNIFLLVASYIFYGSWNWRFLILLIISTVVDFFVSQWMSQTSNLQRRKLLLTVSLLTNLSILGFFKYFNFFVESFIQLFNWLGIAANPITLNIILPVGISFYTFQTLSYTIDVYRGKLIPAKNLLDFAVYVAFFPQLVAGPIERAENFLPQITHPRKVKLAQINAGLFLILWGYFKKVVIADNIGLIANAVFNNYTDYQGIDVIIGILAFTVQIYGDFSGYSDIARGISKLMGFELMVNFKLPFFAINPSDFWARWHISLSTWLRDYLYIPLGGNRQGTFNTYRNLGITMLLGGLWHGAAWNFVIWGAYHGLILIIYRMVSREREHLDPWGGKYSYPSILAKMLLMFILANIGWVIFRCTSLEQMGYILTHIGLSWSENTADFLTNFLWLTVPLLIVQIHQYFTGDLLALIKLNLWLRVPIYSLFLVSILLYGYRESVEFIYFQF
- a CDS encoding pentapeptide repeat-containing protein codes for the protein MASRQENSAEAIETLEAAIARIEQLEQKLAKISKYSVLVKRQLENLSQEFHHRSELELLESLSLEISRLRVTINNLSSATPSSPNSQEQNSNSVSPPQKNTSYQNFVQRYRRGEGNFSSINLAQIDLTGKSLAYLNFSKANLAKANLEKADLWQIDFSEANLSEIQLLGARFYRINFREANLEKADFRGVNLAGGVNLERANLSQANFSKVNLSHPRINLRKANLSQANLSKANLSKAILREVNLSNANLSHSNLIATNLEEANLTRASLTHAIASPETIFPFDFDLEQANIYFLAPGASLPAADLSGADLHKINLSKANLSQANLSLSGLWEANLNEANFSKANLSHASLQRAKLVKANLSEANLSGANLSQADLTEANLTNANLSGVYLGNANLTGANLTQANLQKSGLSKANFSKANLTKINGVGICLSLLNLSEATLVEANLLASNLYQTNLEGANLTDAIMPDGKKYRN